One Bacillus sp. 1780r2a1 DNA segment encodes these proteins:
- a CDS encoding class III poly(R)-hydroxyalkanoic acid synthase subunit PhaC, whose amino-acid sequence MATPYIQEWEKLIKSMPSEYKSSARRFKRAYEIVTTEAEPEVGLTPKEVIWKKNKAKLYRYTPTQDRLHKTPILLVYALINKPYILDLTPGNSLVEYLLERGFDVYLLDWGTPGVEDSGMKLDDYIMDYIPRAAKKVLRHSKAPNLSVLGYCMGGTMTAAFAALHDELPIKNLIFMTSPFDFSDTGLYGAFLDERYFNLDKAVDTLGNIPPEMIDFGNKMLKPITNFYGPYVTLVDRSENQRFVESWKLMQKWVADGIPFPGEAYRQWIRDFYQQNKLINGELEIRGQKVDLKNIKANILNIAASRDHIAMPHQVAALMDAVSSKDKEYKLLQTGHVSVVFGPKAVKETYPTIGDWLQKRSK is encoded by the coding sequence ATGGCAACTCCATATATCCAAGAATGGGAAAAGTTAATCAAATCAATGCCTAGCGAATATAAAAGCTCAGCTCGACGCTTTAAGCGTGCTTATGAAATTGTCACAACGGAAGCAGAGCCAGAAGTAGGGTTAACGCCAAAGGAAGTAATTTGGAAAAAGAATAAAGCGAAGCTGTATCGTTATACTCCAACTCAAGATAGATTGCACAAAACGCCAATTTTACTTGTATATGCTCTTATTAATAAGCCATATATTCTTGACTTAACACCTGGCAATAGCCTAGTGGAATATTTACTAGAGCGTGGTTTTGATGTGTATCTGTTAGACTGGGGTACACCTGGCGTAGAAGATAGCGGCATGAAATTGGATGACTACATTATGGATTACATTCCGCGCGCTGCAAAAAAAGTGCTGCGTCATTCAAAAGCACCTAATTTATCTGTGTTAGGTTATTGTATGGGCGGTACGATGACAGCAGCGTTTGCAGCATTACATGATGAATTACCAATTAAAAACTTGATCTTTATGACAAGCCCGTTTGATTTTTCAGACACTGGTTTATACGGCGCATTTCTAGATGAACGCTACTTTAACTTAGATAAAGCTGTTGACACGCTAGGTAATATTCCACCTGAAATGATTGATTTTGGTAATAAAATGCTAAAACCAATTACGAATTTCTACGGTCCTTACGTAACGCTAGTTGACCGTTCAGAAAACCAGCGTTTTGTTGAAAGCTGGAAGCTTATGCAAAAGTGGGTAGCAGATGGCATTCCATTTCCTGGCGAAGCATATCGTCAATGGATTCGAGATTTTTATCAGCAAAATAAGCTCATTAACGGCGAGTTAGAAATTCGTGGACAAAAGGTTGATCTAAAGAATATTAAGGCTAATATTCTTAATATCGCTGCAAGCCGAGACCATATTGCAATGCCGCATCAAGTGGCTGCGCTAATGGATGCTGTTTCGAGCAAAGATAAAGAATACAAGCTTCTTCAAACAGGGCACGTTTCGGTTGTATTTGGCCCAAAAGCAGTAAAAGAAACATACCCAACAATCGGTGATTGGCTACAGAAGCGTTCAAAATAA